A genomic stretch from Bradyrhizobium quebecense includes:
- a CDS encoding glutathione S-transferase family protein, which translates to MLTVYGEGRGFRVVWLLEELGLAYRLRPVDLLAVENDRDFLAINPAGFIPALQDGETIMVESIAILEYLLARHGSGSLAVAPDDPAFASYLQFLHLGEAGLAGPMNAVIVGRELAPAAERDARVTCWARETFESRLGLVIRRLADCPYLAGDRFTAADISVSYALLLGLRTGNYVPGLIERDYLARTTARPAYVRAMESCQATKAWAARSPGL; encoded by the coding sequence ATGCTCACCGTCTATGGCGAAGGTCGCGGCTTCCGTGTTGTCTGGCTGCTTGAGGAATTAGGATTGGCTTATCGGCTGCGCCCGGTCGATCTGCTCGCAGTCGAGAATGATCGCGATTTCCTCGCGATCAACCCCGCCGGCTTCATTCCCGCACTGCAGGACGGCGAGACGATCATGGTCGAATCGATCGCCATTCTTGAGTACCTGCTCGCCCGCCACGGCTCAGGTTCGCTTGCCGTCGCCCCTGATGATCCCGCCTTCGCTTCCTATCTGCAATTTCTCCACCTGGGCGAGGCCGGGCTCGCCGGGCCGATGAACGCCGTCATTGTCGGTCGCGAACTGGCGCCCGCAGCCGAGCGAGATGCCAGGGTGACCTGCTGGGCACGCGAGACCTTCGAGAGCCGGCTGGGGTTGGTTATCCGCCGCCTCGCGGATTGCCCCTATCTCGCCGGCGATCGATTCACTGCTGCCGATATCTCGGTGAGCTACGCCCTCCTGCTCGGCCTGCGAACCGGCAACTACGTCCCCGGTCTTATCGAGCGAGACTATCTCGCCCGCACGACGGCACGCCCAGCCTACGTCCGAGCGATGGAAAGCTGCCAGGCCACCAAGGCCTGGGCGGCGAGATCACCGGGATTGTAG
- a CDS encoding cache domain-containing protein, whose amino-acid sequence MFRRIMIGALGAMAVLFSTTAFAQGTAADAKAMIEKTVAAIKADKTKTLDEINKGENGFVQGDIYPFCFNLSDGLLVAVGNPNVKGLLGKDARTFKDPTGDVYGPRLYDAAKEGQVNEVSYMSPKAGPDKTWVPKVSLVTAVAGLGCGVGYYK is encoded by the coding sequence ATGTTTCGTAGAATCATGATTGGCGCGCTAGGCGCCATGGCTGTCTTGTTCTCGACTACGGCATTCGCGCAAGGTACTGCGGCGGACGCTAAGGCCATGATTGAAAAGACGGTTGCGGCCATCAAAGCCGATAAGACCAAGACGCTCGACGAGATCAACAAGGGTGAAAATGGCTTCGTCCAGGGCGACATCTATCCGTTCTGCTTCAATCTGAGCGACGGACTCCTCGTCGCGGTCGGCAATCCCAACGTTAAGGGGTTGCTCGGCAAGGATGCGAGGACATTTAAGGACCCTACAGGCGACGTGTATGGCCCAAGGCTCTATGACGCGGCAAAAGAGGGCCAGGTCAATGAGGTCAGCTACATGTCTCCCAAGGCCGGCCCTGACAAGACGTGGGTGCCGAAGGTGAGCTTGGTTACCGCGGTCGCCGGCCTGGGATGCGGCGTCGGTTACTACAAGTAG